One window of Papaver somniferum cultivar HN1 chromosome 9, ASM357369v1, whole genome shotgun sequence genomic DNA carries:
- the LOC113311769 gene encoding vacuolar iron transporter 1-like yields MEKTNHEQLLNQQHTEKHFASKDVVKDVIMGVSDGLTVPFALAAGLSASTKVSPSIVLVAGLAEVAAGSISMGLGGFLAAKSEEDHYMREMKREQEEIINCPDMEAAEIAEILAEYGLEPHEYAPVVNALHRKPKAWLEFMMKFELGLEKPRPGRALESAFTIAAAYIIGGLVPLLPYMFIPGATEAMITSILVTLMALFFFGYVKGLFTGDRPLKSAFETTLTGAIACAASYGIGRLVQLIK; encoded by the coding sequence ATGGAGAAAACAAACCACGAGCAACTATTGAATCAGCAGCACACAGAGAAACACTTCGCATCAAAAGACGTAGTTAAAGATGTAATTATGGGTGTTTCAGATGGTCTTACTGTTCCGTTTGCACTTGCTGCTGGTCTTTCAGCCAGTACTAAAGTTTCTCCTTCCATTGTTCTCGTTGCTGGTCTTGCGGAAGTTGCTGCGGGTTCTATTTCTATGGGTCTTGGTGGGTTTCTTGCAGCAAAAAGTGAAGAAGATCATTACATGAGGGAGATGAAAAGAGAGCAAGAAGAGATCATTAATTGCCCTGATATGGAAGCTGCTGAGATTGCAGAAATTTTAGCAGAATACGGGTTAGAGCCTCATGAATATGCACCAGTGGTGAATGCTCTTCACAGAAAACCTAAAGCATGGTTGGAATTTATGATGAAGTTCGAACTTGGATTAGAGAAGCCTCGGCCAGGAAGAGCTTTAGAAAGCGCATTCACTATCGCAGCTGCTTACATTATTGGTGGACTGGTACCTCTCCTGCCTTACATGTTTATTCCAGGGGCAACGGAGGCTATGATAACTTCAATCTTGGTTACGTTGATGGCATTGTTTTTCTTTGGCTACGTTAAAGGTCTTTTCACTGGAGATCGACCTTTGAAAAGTGCTTTTGAGACTACACTTACCGGGGCTATTGCCTGTGCTGCATCTTATGGAATCGGTAGACTTGTACAACTAATTAAATAG